Proteins encoded in a region of the Vibrio ponticus genome:
- the lptF gene encoding LPS export ABC transporter permease LptF, with protein MIIVRYLIRETLKSQFAIFFILFLVFLSQKLISVLAEASDGEIPASLVMNYVGLSMPSMGLLMLPLSLFLGILLTFGRLYAESEITVMNATGIGNKFLIRAALYLAVITGAAAGFNAFVLSSYSQEKIIQLEEKMQAENSVDLLKKGHFQGTPDGSSVIFIDDIKDGEMKNVFVAQMRPRDSILPSVAFSQSGDVKELSDGRQVIRMYDGTRYEGVPTRVDYMVTQFDQYQGVIGQSEVKRKGRDWEAIPTMDLYNNPDPEAQAELQWRISLVVCIPLLTMLVVPLSAVNPRQGRFAKMGPAILIYLAYFLAISATKSALEDGAIPAFIGMWPINIALLITAVAINLMDSIPVRRFKDKLRQKKKAA; from the coding sequence GTGATTATTGTTAGATATTTGATCCGCGAGACACTCAAGAGCCAATTTGCGATATTTTTTATCCTGTTTTTAGTGTTTTTGAGCCAAAAGTTGATCAGTGTTTTGGCAGAAGCGTCCGATGGTGAGATTCCAGCGAGTTTAGTGATGAACTACGTTGGCTTAAGTATGCCATCGATGGGTCTGCTGATGCTGCCATTGAGTTTGTTCTTGGGGATTCTGTTGACCTTCGGTCGTCTGTACGCGGAAAGTGAGATTACCGTGATGAACGCGACGGGAATTGGTAACAAATTCCTGATCCGTGCTGCTTTGTATCTTGCAGTGATCACTGGTGCGGCGGCTGGCTTTAATGCTTTTGTGTTATCGTCATACAGCCAAGAGAAAATTATTCAGCTTGAAGAAAAAATGCAGGCTGAGAATAGCGTCGACTTATTGAAAAAAGGTCACTTCCAAGGCACGCCAGATGGCTCATCGGTGATATTTATCGATGACATCAAAGATGGTGAGATGAAAAATGTGTTTGTGGCACAGATGCGCCCGCGTGATTCTATCTTACCAAGTGTGGCGTTTTCCCAGTCTGGCGATGTAAAAGAACTTAGTGATGGTCGCCAAGTGATTCGTATGTACGATGGTACGCGTTACGAAGGTGTGCCGACACGTGTTGATTATATGGTGACACAGTTTGACCAGTACCAAGGTGTGATTGGTCAAAGTGAAGTGAAGCGCAAAGGACGTGACTGGGAGGCTATCCCAACCATGGACTTATACAATAACCCCGATCCTGAAGCACAAGCAGAGTTACAGTGGCGTATCTCTTTAGTGGTGTGTATTCCATTATTGACCATGCTAGTCGTGCCACTGTCAGCGGTGAATCCGCGTCAAGGACGTTTTGCTAAAATGGGACCGGCGATTTTGATCTACCTCGCTTACTTCTTAGCAATCAGTGCGACTAAGTCAGCGTTAGAGGATGGTGCGATACCGGCTTTCATCGGTATGTGGCCAATTAACATCGCCTTGTTGATCACCGCCGTTGCGATCAACCTAATGGACAGCATTCCTGTGCGACGTTTCAAAGACAAACTTAGACAAAAAAAGAAGGCAGCCTAA
- the lptG gene encoding LPS export ABC transporter permease LptG, translating into MFKILDLYIGRTIITTSSLVLATFVGLSAIIKYVEQLRKVGRGTYDMIDALLFVVLSIPRDIEMFFPMAALLGALIGLGMLASSSELVVMQAAGFSKLDIGLSVLKTAIPLMIIVTLLGQWGAPQAQKMARDLRAFATTNGAIMSVRTGVWARDANDFIFIGKIEDDKLYGLNMWRFDDQKHLKNVYFAKEVEYTQDHVWVMKDVQVTQMENDVQLSKTTLPEYRWETSLEPDKLAVVTVKPEELSLSGLYDYVDYLKASEQDASRYELAFWRKVTQPISIAVMMLMALSFIFGPLRSVTMGARILSGVVAGFSFYISSEFFGPLSLVYNIPPVIGAVMPSMVFLTIAIMLLRRKL; encoded by the coding sequence GTGTTTAAGATTTTAGATCTCTATATTGGTCGAACCATTATTACGACCTCTTCGCTTGTGTTGGCAACCTTTGTCGGTCTTTCAGCCATCATCAAGTATGTGGAGCAGTTGCGTAAAGTGGGGCGTGGTACCTATGACATGATTGATGCGCTGCTGTTTGTTGTGTTGAGTATTCCACGTGATATTGAAATGTTCTTCCCAATGGCGGCCCTGCTTGGTGCGTTGATTGGTTTGGGTATGCTGGCTTCAAGTTCTGAGCTAGTGGTTATGCAAGCGGCAGGCTTTTCTAAATTAGATATTGGTTTGTCAGTGCTAAAAACCGCGATACCTTTGATGATCATCGTGACGTTACTTGGTCAATGGGGGGCTCCACAGGCACAGAAAATGGCACGTGACTTACGTGCGTTTGCCACAACCAATGGTGCGATCATGTCGGTTCGAACCGGGGTTTGGGCGCGAGATGCCAACGATTTCATCTTTATCGGTAAAATCGAAGATGACAAGCTGTATGGACTGAACATGTGGCGCTTTGATGATCAAAAGCATCTAAAGAATGTCTATTTTGCTAAGGAAGTTGAATACACTCAAGACCATGTTTGGGTCATGAAAGATGTCCAAGTGACTCAAATGGAAAACGATGTACAACTCTCTAAAACAACTTTGCCGGAGTATCGTTGGGAGACCTCATTAGAGCCCGATAAACTGGCTGTTGTGACGGTTAAGCCAGAAGAGTTGTCACTCAGTGGTTTGTACGACTATGTCGATTATCTAAAGGCCTCAGAGCAAGATGCGTCGCGCTATGAACTGGCGTTTTGGCGCAAGGTGACGCAGCCTATTTCGATCGCGGTAATGATGTTGATGGCACTGTCGTTTATCTTTGGTCCGTTACGTAGTGTAACTATGGGCGCACGTATTCTGTCTGGTGTGGTTGCGGGCTTTAGTTTCTATATTTCCAGTGAGTTCTTTGGTCCGTTAAGTTTGGTCTACAATATTCCTCCGGTTATCGGGGCGGTTATGCCGAGTATGGTGTTCTTAACCATTGCGATCATGCTACTTAGACGTAAGCTCTAA
- the nadC gene encoding carboxylating nicotinate-nucleotide diphosphorylase, translating to MKNTHNSQERLEYLKQQLPLEISRAVSETLKEDLGGTLDAANDITASLIPADAHNVATIITREHGVFCGQAWADEVFKQLGGEVTIEWHVQDGDKVEPNQVLCTLSGPARALLTGERNAMNFIQTLSGCATMTAQYAKQLEGTDCRLLDTRKTIPGLRSALKYAVACGGGFNHRIGVFDAYLIKENHIIACGGISQAIKTAQELNPGKPVEVETESLDELKQAIEAGADIIMLDNFTTDMMREAVAINAGRAALENSGNVTLETIREYAETGVDYISVGALTKHLKAMDLSMRFK from the coding sequence ATGAAAAACACACACAACAGCCAAGAGCGTCTTGAATATTTGAAGCAGCAACTGCCACTAGAAATTTCACGAGCAGTCAGCGAAACGCTAAAAGAAGATTTAGGCGGCACACTTGATGCAGCCAACGACATTACCGCAAGTCTAATTCCTGCTGATGCGCACAACGTGGCGACCATCATCACCCGCGAGCACGGTGTGTTCTGTGGTCAAGCTTGGGCTGACGAAGTGTTTAAACAGCTAGGTGGTGAAGTAACGATTGAGTGGCATGTTCAAGATGGCGACAAAGTCGAGCCAAACCAAGTGCTATGCACGCTTTCTGGTCCTGCTCGCGCGCTGTTAACTGGTGAGCGTAACGCGATGAACTTCATCCAAACGCTGTCAGGCTGTGCAACAATGACTGCACAATACGCCAAACAACTTGAAGGCACCGATTGCCGCTTACTTGATACGCGTAAAACGATTCCTGGTCTACGGAGCGCGCTGAAATACGCGGTAGCGTGTGGTGGTGGTTTCAACCACCGTATTGGCGTATTCGATGCCTACCTAATTAAAGAAAACCACATCATTGCTTGCGGTGGTATTTCTCAAGCGATCAAAACTGCTCAAGAGCTTAACCCTGGTAAGCCAGTTGAAGTGGAAACGGAAAGCCTAGATGAATTGAAACAAGCGATTGAAGCGGGTGCCGACATCATCATGTTAGACAACTTCACCACCGATATGATGCGTGAAGCCGTTGCGATTAATGCCGGTCGTGCCGCTCTAGAAAACTCAGGTAATGTGACACTAGAGACCATTCGTGAGTACGCTGAAACGGGCGTGGATTACATCTCGGTTGGTGCTTTAACGAAACACCTGAAGGCAATGGACCTATCGATGCGTTTTAAATAA
- the ampD gene encoding 1,6-anhydro-N-acetylmuramyl-L-alanine amidase AmpD, with protein MIDSQGWYKSARHVPSPFFDQRSDSQDVSLLVIHNISLPPGQFGGPYIEQFFLGQLDPAEHPFFQVIHKMGVSAHCLIRRDGEVVQFVSFLDRAWHAGASSFAGRERCNDYSIGIEMEGSDYVAYTDEQYQALTTLTQDLMIHYPQITPARITGHQYIAPLRKTDPGLVFDWTRFRGSLNA; from the coding sequence ATGATTGATTCTCAAGGTTGGTACAAGTCAGCTCGTCACGTACCTTCGCCGTTTTTTGACCAACGCAGCGATAGCCAAGATGTTTCGCTATTGGTGATTCATAACATCAGCTTGCCACCGGGGCAGTTTGGCGGTCCTTATATTGAGCAGTTTTTTCTTGGTCAATTGGATCCTGCCGAGCATCCATTTTTTCAGGTGATTCACAAGATGGGCGTGTCAGCCCACTGCTTGATCCGCCGTGATGGTGAAGTGGTGCAGTTTGTGTCGTTTCTTGATCGGGCTTGGCATGCAGGCGCATCCAGTTTTGCCGGACGCGAGCGTTGCAATGATTATTCGATTGGAATTGAGATGGAAGGCAGTGACTATGTGGCTTATACCGATGAGCAATATCAAGCGCTCACCACGTTGACTCAAGATTTAATGATTCACTATCCGCAGATCACGCCTGCGCGTATTACCGGGCACCAATACATTGCGCCGCTGAGAAAGACCGACCCAGGTTTGGTGTTTGATTGGACGAGGTTTCGCGGGTCGCTCAACGCTTAG
- the fldB gene encoding flavodoxin FldB — MKIGLFYGSTTCYTEMAAEKMRAIIGEELVDIHNVKQTPLEMMADYDLLLLGISTWDFGEIQEDWQAIWDTIGGVSLQGKTVALFGLGDQEGYGEWYLDAMGLLHDEVKKAGATVIGYWPNDEKYQFEASKALTEDGSMFVGLALDEDSQYDLSDERIATWIEQVLTEYHESL; from the coding sequence ATGAAAATCGGTCTATTTTATGGTTCAACCACTTGCTACACCGAAATGGCAGCAGAAAAGATGCGCGCTATCATTGGTGAAGAGTTGGTCGACATTCACAATGTAAAACAAACGCCACTAGAAATGATGGCAGATTACGACTTGCTGCTACTGGGCATTTCCACTTGGGATTTCGGTGAAATCCAAGAAGACTGGCAAGCAATTTGGGACACTATTGGCGGTGTATCTCTACAAGGCAAGACCGTGGCACTATTTGGCTTAGGTGACCAAGAGGGTTACGGCGAATGGTACCTCGATGCGATGGGGCTACTGCACGATGAAGTCAAAAAAGCCGGCGCAACGGTGATTGGCTACTGGCCAAACGACGAGAAATATCAATTTGAAGCCTCAAAAGCACTGACAGAAGACGGCAGCATGTTTGTTGGCTTAGCGCTGGATGAAGATTCGCAATACGATCTCAGTGACGAGCGCATTGCCACTTGGATTGAGCAAGTGCTAACGGAATATCACGAATCGTTATAG
- the xerD gene encoding site-specific tyrosine recombinase XerD: protein MSEFISPDHGIVEQFLDAMWMERGLSENTLSSYRTDLVKLLAWMQEHNYRLDFISLSGLQEYQTWLVDQDYKQTSRARMLSAIRRLFQYLHREKVRSDDPSALLVSPKLPKRLPKDLSEAQVDALLNAPDPNDAMELRDKAMLELLYATGLRVTELVSLTMENVSLRQGVVRVTGKGGKERLVPMGENAIEWIETFIQQGRSELLGEQTSDVVFPSKRARQMTRQTFWHRIKHYAVIAGIDTELLSPHVLRHAFATHLLNYGADLRVVQMLLGHSDLSTTQIYTHVATERLKQLHSEHHPRA from the coding sequence GTGTCAGAATTTATCTCGCCGGATCACGGTATTGTTGAGCAGTTCCTCGATGCGATGTGGATGGAGCGTGGGCTTTCAGAGAATACCCTGTCTTCTTATCGTACGGATTTAGTCAAGCTGCTGGCATGGATGCAAGAACACAATTATCGACTCGATTTTATTAGTCTTTCAGGTTTACAGGAGTATCAAACCTGGCTGGTGGATCAAGATTATAAACAGACTTCCCGTGCGCGTATGCTCTCGGCGATTCGCCGTTTGTTTCAGTACCTGCACCGCGAAAAAGTGCGCAGTGATGATCCCAGTGCACTATTAGTCAGCCCTAAATTGCCTAAGCGTCTACCGAAAGATTTGAGTGAGGCGCAGGTAGATGCGCTACTGAATGCACCAGATCCTAACGATGCCATGGAACTGCGTGACAAGGCGATGTTGGAGTTGCTGTATGCGACGGGCTTACGTGTGACGGAATTAGTCAGCCTGACCATGGAAAATGTCAGCCTGCGTCAAGGGGTCGTGCGAGTCACGGGTAAAGGGGGGAAAGAGCGTTTAGTGCCGATGGGTGAAAATGCTATCGAATGGATTGAAACTTTTATCCAACAAGGGCGGTCTGAGTTACTTGGGGAACAAACCTCTGATGTGGTTTTTCCGAGCAAACGCGCGAGACAGATGACTCGTCAAACGTTTTGGCATCGTATAAAGCACTATGCTGTAATTGCAGGGATTGATACTGAGCTATTGTCACCCCATGTATTGCGTCATGCCTTTGCAACGCACTTGCTAAACTATGGCGCAGATCTCCGTGTTGTACAGATGTTACTTGGACATAGTGACTTGTCGACGACACAAATCTATACTCACGTCGCAACCGAGCGATTGAAGCAGTTGCATAGCGAACACCACCCAAGGGCATAA
- the dsbC gene encoding bifunctional protein-disulfide isomerase/oxidoreductase DsbC, whose protein sequence is MSVLRRMTLLALPLLAVSSFASASSESEFNKAELAERFAQLGLQVNDVVPADIKGLVEIQTNGGVLFASPDGQYFLAGTLYKLDNNGQYKDVLAERQAPINAAKIEAMKDSMIEFKADNEKYVVTVFTDITCGYCVKLHNEMQGYNDLGITVRYMAFPRQGAVGSVADQMASIWCADDQQAAMHDGKVNRKFPAQGENFKQCQETIQKHYMLGRELGISGTPAIFLPNGEMVGGYLPPEKLLQRLQQK, encoded by the coding sequence ATGAGCGTATTACGCCGAATGACATTACTTGCGCTGCCACTTCTAGCAGTGTCTTCTTTTGCTAGCGCGAGTTCCGAAAGTGAATTTAATAAGGCTGAATTGGCAGAGCGTTTTGCCCAGCTTGGCTTGCAAGTAAATGACGTAGTACCGGCAGACATTAAGGGTTTAGTTGAAATTCAAACCAATGGTGGTGTGCTGTTTGCTTCTCCGGATGGTCAATACTTCTTGGCAGGTACTTTGTATAAACTGGATAACAACGGTCAGTACAAAGATGTATTAGCAGAGCGTCAAGCACCAATCAATGCCGCTAAAATTGAAGCGATGAAGGACTCAATGATTGAGTTTAAAGCGGATAACGAAAAGTATGTGGTGACGGTATTCACTGATATTACCTGTGGTTACTGTGTGAAACTGCACAATGAGATGCAAGGTTACAACGACTTAGGTATCACGGTTCGTTACATGGCATTCCCACGCCAAGGCGCGGTTGGCAGTGTAGCGGATCAAATGGCATCGATTTGGTGTGCAGACGATCAGCAAGCGGCGATGCATGATGGCAAAGTAAACCGTAAGTTCCCAGCACAAGGTGAGAACTTTAAACAGTGCCAAGAGACGATTCAAAAGCATTACATGCTAGGTCGTGAACTGGGCATTAGCGGCACGCCAGCAATCTTCCTACCAAATGGTGAGATGGTCGGTGGTTACTTACCACCAGAAAAACTACTGCAACGTCTACAACAGAAATAA
- the recJ gene encoding single-stranded-DNA-specific exonuclease RecJ yields MIEIQRRPEQDTSLLPDTIAPLLKRIYLSRGITSVEQLETGARGLHSFQKLHGIQLAVELLFAAIKTNQRIIVVGDFDADGATSSALSVLALRMLGSSNVDYLVPNRFEDGYGLSPEVVDQAIEIGAHVIMTVDNGVSSIEGVRYAKEKGLQVLVTDHHLPGGELPIADAMVNPNLQECAFPSKSLAGVGVAFYLMMALCVHMRNLGWFQQQGKPEPKLMELIDLVALGTVADVVALDENNRILVHQGLQRIRAGLARPGIQALIEVAKKDASRLVASDFGFALGPRINAAGRLDDMSFGVELLLSNNIHAARRMASELDGLNQTRKEIEEGMKQEAMAFCERLQFGENAKLPFGLVLFQRDWHQGVIGILASRIKEKFHRPVIAFADGGDGIIKGSCRSIPGLHMRDTLDRIDTQNPGLILKFGGHAMAAGLSIEEKNFERFAKLFDQAVESELDEAALKGVILSDGELKPEEFSMHVAQMLRAGGPWGQAFPEPVFDGEFKVLHQKLVGEKHLKLMLEPLFKGHPTNIMIDGIAFNVDLRRWPDASVKTVHLAYKLDVNEFRGNQSLQLLIDSIEAK; encoded by the coding sequence ATGATAGAAATTCAACGCCGTCCTGAGCAGGACACATCACTGCTGCCTGATACCATTGCGCCCCTGCTCAAGCGTATTTATTTGTCGCGTGGTATTACTTCTGTCGAGCAACTCGAAACAGGCGCTCGCGGTTTGCACTCATTTCAGAAATTGCATGGTATTCAGCTGGCGGTGGAATTGCTGTTTGCGGCGATAAAAACCAATCAGCGTATTATCGTGGTCGGTGACTTTGATGCCGATGGCGCCACCAGTTCCGCGTTATCGGTGCTTGCTTTACGTATGCTTGGCAGTAGTAATGTTGACTACCTCGTACCGAATCGCTTTGAAGATGGTTATGGTTTAAGCCCAGAGGTGGTCGATCAAGCCATTGAGATTGGCGCTCATGTGATCATGACGGTGGATAACGGTGTCTCTTCGATTGAAGGGGTGCGTTACGCCAAAGAGAAGGGGTTACAAGTTTTAGTGACCGACCACCACTTACCTGGTGGAGAGTTGCCTATTGCTGATGCGATGGTAAACCCGAACTTGCAAGAGTGTGCTTTTCCCTCTAAATCGCTTGCTGGTGTTGGCGTTGCTTTTTATCTAATGATGGCATTGTGCGTACACATGCGAAATTTGGGTTGGTTCCAACAACAAGGAAAACCAGAACCTAAATTAATGGAGCTGATCGATCTCGTTGCGCTGGGCACTGTCGCTGACGTAGTCGCGCTCGATGAGAATAACCGTATTTTGGTTCATCAAGGCTTACAACGCATTCGTGCAGGCTTAGCTCGTCCCGGTATTCAAGCGTTAATCGAAGTGGCTAAAAAAGATGCTAGCCGTTTAGTCGCTTCTGATTTTGGTTTTGCTCTTGGTCCTCGAATTAATGCCGCGGGGCGTTTAGATGACATGTCATTTGGGGTGGAGTTATTACTGAGTAATAACATCCATGCCGCGCGTCGTATGGCAAGTGAACTGGATGGTCTCAATCAAACTCGTAAAGAGATTGAGGAGGGAATGAAGCAAGAAGCGATGGCTTTTTGTGAGCGATTACAGTTTGGTGAAAATGCCAAATTGCCGTTTGGATTGGTGCTGTTCCAACGTGATTGGCACCAAGGTGTGATTGGTATCTTAGCCTCGCGTATCAAAGAGAAGTTCCACCGCCCAGTGATCGCTTTTGCCGATGGTGGTGATGGCATCATTAAAGGTTCTTGCCGCTCAATCCCAGGGTTGCACATGCGCGATACGTTGGATCGTATCGATACGCAAAACCCCGGATTGATCTTAAAATTTGGCGGGCACGCGATGGCGGCGGGTTTATCGATTGAAGAGAAAAATTTTGAACGCTTTGCCAAGTTGTTTGATCAGGCAGTGGAAAGTGAACTTGATGAAGCGGCGTTAAAAGGCGTAATTCTCTCCGATGGTGAGCTTAAGCCTGAAGAGTTTTCTATGCACGTCGCACAGATGCTTAGAGCGGGTGGACCATGGGGACAAGCCTTTCCTGAACCGGTTTTTGATGGTGAGTTTAAAGTGCTGCATCAGAAACTGGTCGGTGAAAAGCATCTTAAGTTGATGTTGGAGCCGTTATTTAAAGGTCATCCAACCAATATTATGATTGATGGTATCGCCTTTAATGTTGATTTACGCCGTTGGCCTGATGCGTCGGTCAAAACGGTGCATCTGGCTTATAAACTGGATGTTAATGAGTTCCGAGGTAATCAATCACTCCAGTTGCTCATCGATTCAATTGAAGCTAAGTAA